Genomic DNA from Homalodisca vitripennis isolate AUS2020 unplaced genomic scaffold, UT_GWSS_2.1 ScUCBcl_185;HRSCAF=1536, whole genome shotgun sequence:
TTAGTGTGTAGTATTTCTGTTGTCTGACAATACAGATCAGTTCAATAAGGTAAAACGTAATTATTGTGTTAGGCTAAATACAAGttgtgaaaatgtattaaaaaatattttgaagttgaaacttatttatttataagtttaaaattcatgtagaacaatatatgtcacaattttttagtaattatattaaaaacatcttaAACCCCACAGCTTggagtttacaattatttttacaaggtaaaaaaattaagttgaaattaaattaacctTGCAGTTACAGAAAAAAACGTAATCTACTTACTGGATAGCTCtcgtattatgtttttttttattattttgaatgattCAAGAAATACCTTTAATATGACAagcgaaaatataaattctttgtgTACTTTAACCTCTTTCAGTTGGTGTCTATATTATTTGACCATATcaagtaataatacaaaacaaaagtgCGTTTAAGCTGGTGTAATCGATTATgggcttgaaaaatatttttaatgttaaattcatagcttTTAAGATAACTTTCGTCCTTTTAACTATTTAtgagaattgttttttttaattgaatataattgaCATTTagactaaattaaatttcataataaataaaaaatgtcactaCTTGAAGCTATATTCatcttaaacatttacatttttaactttatttggacattttttatttgactataaaattgcctaaatttcatattttaaatgccTGTGATTTCACAAggtgtaataaaaaagttttacttttttgtactcAAAGAAGTTACCATAGAGGGCTATGAATTGTatagtataaaacaatatattttccaaaccgAAATCTCGTctgacaataaaacaatattttttaaaaggccttgtcccaaaaataaaaataattttgggaaTCAGTGTTTATTACTGACTacaactagttttaaattatttccaattgctccaagtcTTCAATTACGAAAtacccttaattttttttaactgaattcaaaaaattcattgttaaaagaattttgtgcacaaaaatgttttttgtttccaTGTTACAGAGGGAAAACCGTGTTTCCGCGTACCCTTCCCAAACAATTGCTTATGTTTGTTGCAAGACTGATTCTATGTTTCTGATTACAATTTTGCGTAGGCGGATGTTCACAGATTTTCCagttatattttggatattttgaagCGCACTGCTGCTAGGTATGAAATAATGTTAGTAAAGACAATTAGCATCTTGCCATGTTATGAATGTTTTACTTAAACTCGCAATTATTGCATTTCCCGTAATACTGCCTATAATTTAACTGTCTCGGATGAGTTTGTTTGGTACCTTAGCACAAAATCGTTAGCTGTCATGCGATGATAGGGAGTTGTCGATGATAATTGTGCTTCATACGACTTTCTAAATATTCCAGATAAGTGTAATATTAGCTTGGTGAGTAATATTGCAAGAGCTTTCTTTATCTTATCTCGATAGTGGAAATATTAGTGACATTTATAACGGTAGATTTTGTATGCCACATGTAAATAACCAATGagttatatactataatatatacacaaCGTTTCtgttttgtaattgtattgtttttgtatataatgaaGAGTAATATAAGTACGTTGTAGCatgaatatacaaaaattattattttgtcaataaatgaaatatactttacatatgttaaaatttgtacattCTGTCTCCCTAGTTGTCTTTGTCCTATTATTAGTTGCTGTAACACCTCCGCTGAAGCCTGTTTTTCCCCACTTTCAGTGGaataatagcaaattttaaacctaacaaatatatttgtgtaaattttttgAGGTACAAAGTAAATATACAAGCTCCCAAATTTTGCTTTTGAAAAGCAATTGACGTTTTTCATTATTTGGAAGTGCAGTTCTTTATAGCAAATTCCAAAACagaattacaatataatttccctcatagtattttaaaactaaaacagctGTGACattaaccctatgcactcgaagacattatttataatttgttcttgGAGCTTGTATGGCCAGCTGTACTGGCCGCCACCATTTTGTCAGAAGCGCAGATTAATTTTTGCCATAATGTTCTCTCAGCtcgtatgtccagctgtactAGCCAAGATATACTACgtccatagctcgtaaggccagcacTACTTGCCACTAAACGTagcagttattttttaatattctctttgttttataatgaatagtGAGTGCTTATATCCATCGAGCagctgtatttttaattaatttttaagtaaagtagtacattttaaattagcctataattctGCTCTAATAGGcctatacactgaagtgatagaaaCCTAGGAAATTTTACTAGAAAACTTGTGCTAACTATTCTTAACCACatataagtatgtatttttaaaaggtttattccgtaaaaaatataaagacaaaaaaatagTCCGTGACTGAATATAACATAATTGTAAAGgcctactttataatattttatttacatatctttgttaacaatatacatataagagttaaatttcccaaatatatccaattttttttttttttttttttttttgtgaaagatttactaaaaataaattaaaaatcatttttcaattcTTCTTTAGACATTTTAACTACTATATGCAAATAACGCGGAGGAAGTTCAAAAATATGGAGTtggggaggcaaacaacaaatatggccacCGAGTTTTTAATGAAAGTAGTAGTATGGCTGTACTGGCCGTAcgagttgcgaggacaaactacgCAAAACGAATGCGACCTTTCTGCAATCTTGCTGTTGGCCTTTCGAGCGCAAAGGGTTAATGATTGGCCATGATGTTTGTACTGTATACTAAGAAAATCCAGAACATCACTTCTCGGCTTGTGGTTTTACTTCCAGTCGGGGTTTTTGATTTTTGTTCTTTTAGCTGTTTCCATCTTAGAGTAAGACTAAATCCTCAACCTCAACAGACTTTGAGTAAAAACCAACGATTTCTGTACTCTTCTCGGTTACGTGATTGTGTCTGAGAAGTGGTACTCATTTCTGTACTCTCCTCGGTTACATGATTGTGTCTGAGAAGTGGTACTCATTTCTGTACTCTCCTCGGTTACGTGATTGTGTCTGAGAAGTGGTACTCATTTCTGTACTCTCCTCGGTTACGTGATTGTGTCTGAGAAGTGGTACTCATTTCTCATCTCTGTCCAAAGGCAATTTCATGTGTAATTTCTAGTGAAATAAGAATGCTTTAAAACTAGTATTTACAAGTGCAGTAATTATATATACTGCTCAGAACAAGTCAAGAAAGATGACTTCAGTCCAGAGTACAAAATCAATCTAGTCTGGAGGATTGTCTTTGGTTCTAACACAACTACTAGTTAGTTATCTTTGATAAAATGATTTATTCATTCCAATACAATATTATGTTGAATAGAATTATTAAGTACGATTGGTGATTGGAGtccaaataaattaatcaaaatgcATTTATCATGCTTTAGTTCAATatgttgatataatttatattccagTTCAAAAATTTTAGTTGATGTAGATTTTCAAATTagtttcttcataaaaacctgaatttttgtgaaataaaatgtgttatatctATTTGaacctaatttattattttatgattcctTGGTTTTCTTAGGCATGCAGAAGAGGGATTGGAACAGGTAAGGATTGTACAGAAAATCTTTTGATGTAATACAATCCTGGGATTTGACATAGCTTAAACCTGAAAGAGTGTGGGCAATAAGCCACATGACTGAGGCAATTACTAGACCCAGGAAACCTGCCCTCTgttattaaaaacctaatttatagTCTTCTTCCCCCACAATTTATATTGGCCAAAGGAAAACTACAATTGAATCTGTGGCATTTGAAGCCTGTTAAATGTTCAGGTTATGGTGCTTGACAAGAAATTATCGTGGACTCCTCATGTGGACAAACTTTGTAAGAAGCTGAGTCCCAGTCTCTATTCTATTGAGAAACATTGAAGTTGCCTACTTCATTACTAGATGCTAATATTCAATGAATCCTCAAACAAGGGAGGGAGTATATTTCCAGAATCGAAACAAAAGCTACAGAGAAGCCATTAGGACTCACAAAATCCCTACTAATTGTGTCACTGTATTCAGGAAATTGTGATGCTCACATAAAGAGAAGACCTACCTAAGAGCAGTGAAATTCACCAATATAACTCAGAACACAACAGTATATGAATTTCCATCATGCCGTCTGATTGAGTTTGAAAAATTCAACTTACATTTCAAGGAAGCTCCAAAATTTCCTTACACTGGAATTAAGAAACGAAGGGGAAGTAGATCTCAAAACCAAACTACACAGATGGTTCATTGATTGTTCCTTCTACTCcgtataaaaattcatttaagaaGCTTGTGACAGTCTTCTGTATCAAAAATCTAGCTGTATACCACTAAGAGATTTATTTTCCCAATACAATGGGATGCTTAATTATTTGGTGATTCAGTTTATGGTAAATTGCTATGGCTGATCACTTTGTTAGGACACCAAGAAATGATCATTTCTCCCTCATTTTATCAATATACCAGGTGTGTAAAATGTCTGGAAGCACCTTAATATGGTTTAAACCTTAACAGATTAAATTACAAAGTTTGCACAATGCTGTATGGCTATCTTATCTACTTTTTTATGCAATAACTAACTCATTTCTACCTACATTGGGGAAATGTTAAATACAAGTCTACATCAATATGCATACCAATTCAATCATccaataaaattctttatttacatgcATACTGAGTACACTAATTGCATTATTATAATGGTTAGGCATttcaaaattcttctaaaatacAAAAAGACTTCTGTACCACCCAGGTCTTCAGTAATGTCTTTAAATTCTTGTCTTCTCCGCATCTCTTCTGGTCGTCTGGGTGTTGATTATATAGTTTTCTTCTCATGTAGGCAATTTTTTTCAGACAGGGTCAGGTGATGTGTAGGTAGGGCATATTCATAGGTGTTTCTAGTGTAATAGCTGTGATTTTCACCTAGGTTGTAAGGTTTGAGCTATTGTGAAGCGGGTGGTCTCGCATATGTTAGATCCCGAGTTCTCCACAGGCTTGCGGCATCAGTCTAGGGGAGTTAGTCCTGCTAGTATTCGAATTTGTAGGACTAGAATACGTTCCCTGTTTCTCACTAAAGAGTTGCCTCATACTGATAATACATACCTCGGATGAGATTCGAAAAAGAGAGAAATATGCTGTCCTGGCAGCATCATTTTTACATTAGCTTTTTACTCCTAAGAGCATAGATACTAGGGTCAAGCTTACAACAGAGGTTATCAGTGTGAGTTTCAAGAGTGATTGTCATCAATCGTAATGCTGAGGTATTTTGATGAAATAAGGTCATTTTTAGGTActtgggtgttttttttttaataatcttgattAAAGTGTTGGTTATTATGAAGCATTACTGGAGTGGACCTCCAGAATAAATATGTGTTGTGACAATACACACTCAAAATGCACTGAAACTGGAAGCCACTACACTAGACTGTAGGCAGGCAGCCATGTTGTCGAATATAAAGCACCAGGCCAAGTATATATCCTTGAGGAACGCCTCTAATGATTGGGAGTAAGGTTGATTTTGCTTTATGGGATGTGATATTTATATGATAGTTCACTTCAACTAGTTTCTGTCAGTCCTTCAAGTAACTGAAGAGCCAGTTATGTATGCGATACTCCCCTAATGCCCATATTACCTATTTTTTTTTTGGAGAAGCATAGTGGTTTTCGCAATCAATGCCTTACTAAAGTATAGTGGAATGGCAGTCACAGTTGAACCTTCTTCAAATTGGTCAATAATGAATTCCTTCAGTTGAACTATAGCCGTAGTGGTGGATTTTCCTCGAAGGAAGCCATGCTGTTGAGTCGTCAAGAAATGTGAGTAATCAGAAGTGTTATCAGTTGGTTCAGGAGAATTTTGGATATATCAACTATTTTTGGACAAATcgatattggtctatagttttctACTGATGTTACACTGCCTTTCTTGTGTTTCAGGAATACTTTTGCAAGTTTTAGTTTCATTGGAAAGATACCTTGTGAAAATGAAAGGTTGATTATTTGACATAAGGGACTCTGTATGTCATCCTTGCAGTGTTTCAGTAGTGTGGAGGTACGTTCATCGACATCTACTGATGGTTTTGATTTTAGGGATGAGTGCATGGAAGATTTCTTCTGGTGTGGTTCGATGAGGCATGAAATCAGGTAGGTATAGTCTACGCATGTTGGTAGTCGATTTACGACTTGGCCAGAATTACAGAGAGTGATGTTGGCTATTTTTGTAAGACGATGGCTAATGTGTTCAGCAATTTCAGAAGGGTCTtgaatttgtttttcatttactataagttctttatactatttttgcaTCATTTTATAGTCAAATTGAGGTTGAGTGGTGGAGAGGGCTTTGGTGGAGAGGGCTTTACAGCCCTAACTCGGCCACTTTAAttaaggcatttttcatttaatttttcagtcaCTCTAAAGTAGACTGTTTTTAAGGGTTTTCAAGTAAATgtcatagtattttttttttctggcagcaaatattttattatttttgttaccagACATTTTCTTAATCTTTCAGATTCTTCATTggtttctttaagttttaaaggtgtttattattattaaaggtatCAATAAATCTGTACAGTCAAACATTAGTGTtagagttttaaacaattttaatgttgagaaTTTTAAATGTAGGCTAAGTAATATTGTTTGGAATAAAGTAATTGTAGCTGCTGAAAACTTTGATGaagcctttaataattttatggagATTGTTTCTCACTCTTTTAATGAGTGCTGTCTTttgaaaaacgttaaaaataagaATCCTAGCAATAAGATCTTGAAGTCCAAACATAAGTGTAAACTTATTCCTGATTTATTGGAGGTCCACAAAAGGATTAAAAAGTTTTATCGTGCCCAAATAGACATAGCAAAAAAGAATGCTAACGATGAAATTATATTGGGGTCAAAAAACATTTGCAAAgcagcttttttttttttttttttttttttttttattgttctcttaggacaagaagcttataaattgcactacttagtcctgtaagaacctttgcgctgcttccggagtgacaggatattcaggatgggcaaggttagggagtaggtgccgcctcctatcgagatccatgaggaagaattaggccactacatctcaaagtcatcccggaagaagaaggggaggccagctctgaaccagcctctccagtcaaagtaggcagggggtggcacacccttgttgaggttaacaagaacctctgaggtaagggaacaaaccccaccaactccaacagtcatcttccacagtagactaaacctatcgaattgcccatgaaccccagaatctcaacatttgcggttagtgatgtgccgctactggacatccataaggttgcccagaaattgaagtggcacatcggtttttgctgtgcccagtggtgggttcaactggtaggtataaaccagccagaagtgatccctgctgggttatgCAAAGCAGCTTGGACTGTGATTAATAACGAAACAAGGCGCACGCCTAAGAAATGCTCCCAGACCGAACCCTCCATATCTGTcagtgattttaataattattttatcaatatttgtagTTATGTCAATAGGCCTAATGATAATGTTAGTCTAAATTTAGCTAGTGCAAGTGACATGCTGGAGTCATCTGGTATAAACAATCCAAAGGCTTTGCCTTTTAAATGGCACACTGTAAATcctgttgatattttaaatactgttatcaGGCTAAGAAACTCCGGGGCTGAGGATGTATTTGGACTatctaattttatacttaaagaaataattaggGAAATATTATATCCTTTAACTTATCTTATAAACTGGATGTTTCACACCAGAGTCTTTCCACAATGCTTAAAAGTAACAGTAACTgtgattatatataaaaaaggagaCAGAaccaatgtaaataattatgGACCTATCGCCTTGGTACCagttatatctaaattatttgaaagtattattaaatgtcaGAATGAACATTACTTTGAACAAAATCAATTACTTCTGTCAGCACAATTCGGTTTTAGACATAATTTATCCACTATTAAGGCTGTTGAAAGTGTGGTGTCATACATTATTCGTAGTTTTGAAAACGAAGTTAGTGCCTTACTCTTAGATCTaaccaaggcctttgacactgtgcCCCACCAAGAGCTTATCAGACTACTAAATTACTATGGAATTGAGGGCAATGAGCTTTCACTATGTATCTCGTATATTAGTAATAGGTACCAGTTTGTTAAAATAGGTGATCAGAGGTCGGATCTTTAAGCAGGTTATAAGCGGGGtcccccagggctctgtcctgggcCCCTTCTTATTGACGGTCTTCATTAATGATTTTCCCAAATTTGTGCCTAATAAAAGTACTCCACGCTGACGACACTACCTTGAGGTGCTCTAACTTGCTCTCTGAAATTAACTCGGCTACATGAAAGAAAAGGTCTGACCTCTGGTATTCCACTAATGGCTTCGAAGATAAGACTGAAcatattacttttagtttaacacattcactgcggccGGCTCCATATGGGGACGGCAGACCTGCGCGCGAAGTACGGACGTCCCCAGATGGGGCCGCCTTGCTGCTCTACCCACAAAGCCTCAGTGTAATTCAGCCTTTTGTTGTAGACTATTGAATATGTGCCGCATTTTAAGTCATGTCCAATGCTTTATTGTGATCGGTTTCGTTCGCTTTTACCTGTTACGGTTCTTTTTCAATAGGAGCCCGTTGTAATCTTTGAGTGTTCAGTGTGTTGTTTCTGTGTATATGAACTGTGTAATTCTTTCTCTacattatttgtgtgttttttttttataaaaatggatccTGCATCTTATAAATTGTACACTTTGACAGATCATCAGggatttattcttagattcctcaTGTACACAGGCAAATCAGATACTACCGTAGGTGGTGTAGGGCATACCTAGGAGGTTGTCCTACACCTTTTGAAGGATTATTTGGGGCAAGGGCATTCAGTGTATATGGactttcaatgaaacaagtaagTTATATCAGCAGCAGAGCGCTCGTAACAACTTTTGACAGTACGGGACCAGTACAATATGCGGCCCAGCCCCAGTAGGGGCCGAAAATTGTGACGTCACAGTTCCAGGAAACTCGGCCGGAAACATCATTTAGACCTTCAATCCTGCCTTTCTACCGTACAAGGAAAGTTTTTTCGACATACAAATTTTTCAGCATCCGGTAACCCTAATTGTGCTTTTTGCCACAGCGAATGTGTTAAGAAATAACTCTGTTAAGCTACTTGGAATCAACCTGGACACTAAGCTTACCTGGAAAAATCACACAGATATTCTTTGTACCCGTTTATTCAGAGTAATTTTTCTGTTAGAAAAACTCAAAACTTGTACTAGCTTCACCTTGCTATTAAAAGCTTACTTTGCACTTTTCCACTCACACCTTTTGTATGGAACTCTCCTCTGGGGTAATTCAGCTGGTGCTAAGGAGGTTTTTCAATGCCAAAAGAGAGCTTTACACACAATTCTCAATATAGCCTTTAGTGACtcatgtaaacctttttttaaagaacataatattctTACTGTaccttgtatgtttatatttcaaagtttaatgtttgttaaagaaaatcttgaaacacTTAGTCTTAGAAACTCTAATCATGATTATTCCACCAGATACCGAGACCTTATTGACATAGAATACGCTAGGCTAACTAAGACCCAGCACACATACTTTTATGttggtataaaattatttaataagctaccTTTAACGGGCAAAGATGTTTTCttgcacaaaattttaaaatgctttgctcaaatggttaaaacaaaaagctttttatacaGTGGACGAAATGCTTTCTTGTATTGtagataatttattcttttagttttaatgctTTGTGACTTGTACTATTTACCGTAAGTATGTGGTATGTATTCTTTAATGTTGGTGTTAtactgtgtatatgtataaaccatctgatgacattgtcaatgcaGTTATTGTGGGccgacaataaagattcttgattcttattAGAACAAAGCCACAAACCACTCTTCATaagctttattcattacaaaGTTGCGGCTGTTgaaataagattaatatttaacctttaaaaattgaaaaatatgctatgtaagaataacattattttttttttttgcaatggGGTGGGAGGTGTAAGAAACTCCTTAATAAACCTATGATTACAACAGAGAGTACTGTCTCCTACTACATATAATTTCTACAACAAATTTCTTGACCACTCTAACATAAAGGgacaaatatatacacatacacaaattctttaatataaaaaccgtttatgaatacaaaatgaacaatattataCAGGGGAATTGACTCGGGGGTTTACAATTGGTCGACAATTTCACACATGAGTCTGTCGAGAGGGTCACAACCTTCGCTGTCGGTTTCGTCCTTGTTGGTGGTGTCGTGGGCCTGGAATATCTCTACCGGAACTGTCAGCTTTGAGTCTAGGTCGGACATGTCAGGCAGACTCATCATAGCTTGGTGCAGGATCTCCCGTACCTACACACACAACAGACAGACAAGTAGAGAGGAGACAATTCAGAAAAATAATCAACAGCTTGAATAGTAAATAAAGAGCTGAGCATGAAAAAATATTAAGCATTATTTTAATACAGGCAAATGTtaaactgatttaatttttaacacttcttgtaaattaaattctttttatttaacagtGTACAAACTAGTGTTACCATACAATAGTGGTAATTGAAATAAGGCTCTTCAAAATTTTATGCTCTGTTAATATCTAGTACTTTTCTAGtaataaaaacacactttttcaATAAGAGGACAAAACCAATATTAGGATTTATAGACAAATAATTCTTTTACCTACAAGATCAAATTTTTAGTCGAGAAAACTTCTTACTCTTTACCCTAGATGGGTCTATGTTAAAATTCGGTTTTTGAAccaatttgtaaacatttttcttcataattataaaacttatttgtcACCTTTAAACCCTATTCATTTTGTCCtatcattttattcaaaatactattttgattgtaagtatacaatttactaaaatactatacaattacaataatacaattttttgtgcCACAGTTTCCATACTATCCTTGTTATATCCGAAATGTGCCACAGTTCCATAGTATTTGTTACGTTTTAAATGTGCTACAGTTTCATACTATCCCTGCTATGTTTGAAAtctttcaaacaaagaaatgggtAACATTTCTGGTACTGTCGAGAACAGCTACCTTACCTTTCCCAGATGTTTCTGGTACTGTCAAGAACAGCTACCCTACCTTTTCCAGATGTTTCTGGTACTGTCGAGAACAGCTACCCTACCTTTTCCAGATGTTTCtggtactgtcaaaaacacctACCCTACTTTTTCCAGATGTTTCTGGTACTGTCGAGAACAGCTACCCTATCTTTTCCAGATGTTTCTGGTACTGTCGAGAACAACTACCCTACCTTTTCCAGATGTTTCTGGAAGCGCTGGGCTGTCTCTACGCGCTGTCGCCTCTGCAGCTCCAACATGACACGTAGCGTCTCACGCGCCTGATGTGGACGGAACTCGTTGAGCAGGTGATGGATGTGAATGAACAGTAGGCTGAGGTCCTCTACCTTGGCCGTGCGGTGGGTAGAGTCGGGACAACGTACCAGCAGGTCTAACAAGTCGAGGAAGTTGACAAACAGCGAGTGGTTCAGCTTGCGCAGCTCCCTCTTCCTGTCGTAGTGCTGGGGGTACA
This window encodes:
- the LOC124370445 gene encoding mediator of RNA polymerase II transcription subunit 7-like; amino-acid sequence: MSTTPEAAQAQVSSLPLPPVQYINVYTDENVKRGRAPKPPPPVHDSYKMFGNTYSTDDAIIRPLETQGFKRLYPQHYDRKRELRKLNHSLFVNFLDLLDLLVRCPDSTHRTAKVEDLSLLFIHIHHLLNEFRPHQARETLRVMLELQRRQRVETAQRFQKHLEKVREILHQAMMSLPDMSDLDSKLTVPVEIFQAHDTTNKDETDSEGCDPLDRLMCEIVDQL